The following are encoded together in the Salmonella enterica subsp. enterica serovar Choleraesuis genome:
- a CDS encoding phosphoglucomutase, alpha-D-glucose phosphate-specific, protein MANHSRAGLPAQQSDLINVAQLTAQYYVLQPDITNSEHAVKFGTSGHRGSAARHSFNEPHILAIAQAIAEYRAEAGTTGPCYVGKDTHALSEPAFISVLEVLAANGVDVIVQQDNGFTPTPAISNAILEHNKKGGAQADGIVITPSHNPPEDGGIKYNPPNGGPADTNVTKVVEQRANALIADGLKGVKRMTTDEAWASGHVKAVDLIEPYVAGLASIVDMEAIQKAGLKLGVDPLGGSGIEYWKRIGEYYNLDLTIVNDQVDQTFRFMHLDKDGAIRMDCSSECAMAGLLALRDKFSLAFANDPDYDRHGIVTPAGLMNPNHYLAVAINYLFQHRPQWKKEVAVGKTLVSSAMIDRVVDDLGRKLVEVPVGFKWFVDGLFDGSFGFGGEESAGASFLRFDGTPWSTDKDGIIMCLLAAEITAVTGKNPQQHYDELAARFGAPSYNRLQASATSAQKAALSKLSPEMVSASTLAGDPITARLTTAPGNGASIGGLKVMTDYGWFAARPSGTEDAYKIYCESFRGAEHRLQIEKEAVEIVSEVLKNA, encoded by the coding sequence ATGGCTAATCATTCTCGTGCAGGTCTTCCCGCACAACAAAGCGATCTTATTAACGTAGCGCAGCTGACCGCGCAGTATTACGTATTGCAGCCGGATATCACCAATAGCGAACACGCGGTGAAATTTGGTACCTCCGGCCACCGCGGCAGCGCGGCGCGCCATAGCTTCAATGAGCCACACATTCTGGCCATTGCTCAGGCTATTGCTGAGTACCGCGCCGAAGCCGGTACCACCGGGCCATGCTACGTGGGTAAAGATACCCACGCGCTTTCAGAACCTGCGTTTATTTCCGTGCTGGAAGTACTGGCGGCGAATGGCGTTGATGTAATCGTTCAGCAGGATAACGGCTTTACGCCAACTCCGGCGATTTCCAACGCGATTCTTGAGCACAATAAAAAAGGCGGGGCACAGGCTGACGGCATCGTGATTACGCCGTCCCACAACCCTCCTGAAGATGGCGGGATTAAATATAATCCGCCAAACGGCGGCCCGGCTGATACCAACGTCACCAAAGTGGTCGAACAGCGCGCGAATGCCCTGATTGCCGATGGCCTGAAAGGCGTTAAACGTATGACCACCGATGAGGCATGGGCCAGCGGTCACGTGAAGGCCGTCGATCTTATCGAGCCTTACGTTGCCGGTCTTGCCAGCATTGTCGATATGGAAGCTATCCAGAAAGCGGGTCTGAAGCTGGGCGTGGATCCGCTCGGTGGTTCCGGCATCGAATACTGGAAACGCATTGGCGAGTATTACAATCTGGATCTGACCATCGTTAACGATCAGGTCGATCAAACCTTCCGCTTTATGCACCTTGATAAAGACGGCGCAATCCGCATGGACTGCTCCTCAGAGTGTGCCATGGCGGGCCTGCTGGCGCTGCGCGATAAGTTCAGCCTGGCATTTGCTAACGACCCGGATTATGACCGCCACGGCATCGTGACGCCGGCCGGTTTGATGAATCCTAACCACTATCTGGCGGTAGCGATCAACTACCTGTTCCAGCACCGTCCGCAGTGGAAAAAAGAAGTGGCCGTAGGTAAAACGCTGGTTTCTTCTGCCATGATTGACCGCGTGGTTGATGACCTTGGTCGCAAGCTGGTGGAAGTGCCGGTCGGCTTTAAATGGTTTGTCGACGGTCTGTTTGACGGCAGCTTCGGCTTTGGCGGTGAAGAGAGCGCCGGGGCATCGTTCCTGCGCTTCGACGGCACGCCGTGGTCAACTGACAAAGACGGGATCATCATGTGTCTGCTGGCGGCGGAAATCACCGCGGTAACCGGTAAAAACCCACAGCAGCATTACGATGAGCTGGCTGCCCGTTTTGGCGCACCGAGCTACAATCGTTTGCAGGCATCGGCAACCTCCGCTCAGAAAGCCGCGCTTTCTAAACTCTCTCCAGAAATGGTGAGCGCCAGTACTCTGGCCGGTGATCCTATCACCGCGCGCCTGACGACGGCTCCGGGTAACGGTGCTTCAATCGGCGGTCTGAAAGTAATGACTGACTACGGCTGGTTTGCCGCTCGTCCGTCAGGCACTGAAGATGCGTACAAAATCTACTGCGAAAGTTTCCGCGGCGCAGAGCATCGCCTGCAGATTGAAAAAGAAGCGGTTGAGATTGTTAGTGAAGTGCTGAAAAACGCCTGA